Within the Trichoderma breve strain T069 chromosome 3, whole genome shotgun sequence genome, the region ACTTGGAAGTTGATTCTGTTGCAATACGCACCATCAGCAGCGACAACCAGATCGGCGGTTAGTCTTTTGCCATTTCGCAGCTGTACAGCACCGTTGGCAAAATCGTACTCAACCACATCACTGCTTAGTAGCAATCGCGCCCCAGCTTGGACAGCGTGACGATGTAATATGGCATGCAAAACGGCCCGATGAACGACAATGTACGGGGCGCCATATTGAGCCTCCATTTCCTTGATTCGGACACTCCCCAGCAGATTGCCGGCTTGTCCATCCCACACATGCAAGTTTTCGGGGATAATGGACTCGGCGAGTAGGTCATCTTTGAGACCCCACTTGAAAAGATATCTGATTGCTTGCGGTGTCATCTGAACGCCCGCACCCAGCTCGGTAAGCTCAGAAGCAGCATCGAGAATTGTGATTTGGTGACGAGACTGGCCAAGGGCAATGGCAAGCGAGAGACCCGCAATGCCAGCTCCCACAATGATAACATGCATGTTCAACGGTCTGTTTATCCAAAGGCGGCAGCTTTGTAAGTTAGATTACCGAAGCGGATGGGCATATCAAGGTTCCCTTACACGCCTCTGCATTAGGAGATGTGATGTGCCTCTTTTCGTCACCACATGCAGGACGCCCTGCCAGCTTGGTAGAGCAGAGCGATgaccaacaaacaaacacagCTAATCACACACACTAATGCGAGAATGATGATTGTGGAGGGTCGCTTGAGTTCGAAATAGATGCTATGCGGGAGGCATTCATTGAGGTGCAAGGCATTGCATCCCGAAATTCGGCGTGCTTTGCCCTTtcggctctctctctctctctctctctctctctccccctctcttttccAGAAGACAGACGAGGTAAGATATGAATACCCGAGGGAACGAATGCACAATCCTTTTGATCAGCCCATTATCGGGTTAGTTTGTTGGTTGGCGATGTAGCTGGTAGTGTAAGCTCCGGGTTCTTTTGGTGATTGGGCAGTGCGAATATACAGTACGAGAATAAGAACGACATTGAAGTGATGCGAGTGAGAGGAACCGAGGTAGCATCAATTGGGCGTTGTCTCGCTCACGTGAGGCCAGGATATGCGCATCAATCCGGTTGGCAATCACCTTGCGAGAATGCACCTTCCGAGAGCTTACCGACCTCGTGCTTATGGCAAGAATCACACGTCATCAACGTGACAAACACACGACTTGCGTTTTTTGCGAGTGCGAGTACTTGACATGTACATGGAGCCTAAGCCTGTCAACGTGGCAGAACAAGTACTGCGCATCCATTGTCAGAAGAGATTGATCTGAATGCGGATGTTACCCCGCGAACCCCCGCCTGCTGTCTATCAAAGTACATGGAAAatacctacatgtaccaaAGATTGAAGCTTGGGGTTAGTACCTACCTTGGTATTACTGGGCACCTGAGTAATATCCAATGGGTACTACTAATACACGGATCACAGCTCTTCAGTGCACGGTTATTCCCAGGTGTCAATCGATCAAAAGAATTAAATTGCATTGGGCATGCTAAAGAACCTACTAAAGAACCTACATACAGTAAAATGTCAATGCACGAGTCGCCATGGTTGCTCAATTGGTCCTTGCTAGCTCCAATTGGGCTAAAGCCCTGGTcccatggagaagctgaatcCACGTCCCAAATTCCCCCGCACCGCTGGAAGGATTCGGCTTAACAAGGTATTACAACGAGAACGGCTACTTtttgtttgctgctggctgATCCACCAATCGTCCCGCGTTAGCAGCGGCATGACAAGAAGTGATGCGTGACATTGCCGTTTGTTTGTCTTAAAGTGCCCGGATTGGTAGCCGCTGCTGGGCACGGAACATTTTGTGTACCTCGAGATCGGGTATAAAGTTACCTCGGGGCGCCTCTTAGTGCTGGCGTTCGTGGCTTGTCTGCTAACGATCAGGTTATATCCAGGTATGTGCAAGTACACCCTCCAGAGTGACATCTCTCACCTGCTTACCTCGACCATTGCCTGATCTACACAGAGCTTGGGCACCAGAGCTCTTCTTACACTGCCAATCTCTACATCATCTCGTAAACAGAGTATACAATTTTGGATACAATATCTTTTTCTCCATGGGGTCTCAGGTCCAAGAAGAGCTGACGGTGCTCGTCACTGGATTTCAGGTTCGTCTCGTGCCCAGCATCTCCCCATCAACGCCCGGCGCAATATATACTAATCATGTCTCCAGCCTTTCCGGTCAGAATATCCGATCAACCCGTCATGGGAAATCGCGAGAGCCCTCCCAGAATACCTCCCTCCACTAAGGGCCAAGGACCCAAACTCTCGAAATGCCGTCGACATTCCGCCTGTGCGCATTCTGGTGCACCCCGACCCCATCCGAGTCAACTACAAGGTGGTGAGGGAGCTTGTCCCAACGCTGTGGGAGGAGACGTACTTGGGCCGCAAGATTGACGTTGTCATTCACATTGGCATGGCAGGGCCGCGGCTCATGTACCAGATCGAGAGTCGAGGACATCGTACTGGGTACAAGTCTCTCGACGTGGACGGGAAGCACCTTGACGAGCTCGATGGGAAACGAGACGAAGAGTGGATCTGGCATGACCTACCGGATGTGCTGAAGACGGACTTGAATATACAGGACATCTGGCagagatggcagcagcacagcTCGGTAAGgatattgatattgatgcCTTTGAACTTTGACATTAC harbors:
- a CDS encoding pyroglutamyl peptidase domain-containing protein: MGSQVQEELTVLVTGFQPFRSEYPINPSWEIARALPEYLPPLRAKDPNSRNAVDIPPVRILVHPDPIRVNYKVVRELVPTLWEETYLGRKIDVVIHIGMAGPRLMYQIESRGHRTGYKSLDVDGKHLDELDGKRDEEWIWHDLPDVLKTDLNIQDIWQRWQQHSSNDMDLRISDDAGRYLCDFIYYSSLATCYKQDKERKVIFFHVPADSNEAVIKQGQELAVNLIRSIVESEVAKKQKATEVVSKSSFLFE